The DNA segment CGTCAGGAGCGCAACCGACCTCCAGGTGAATCGGATGGGTAACAGGGCAAAAGAGGCGGTCTCCCGCTTCATGCAGGGTTATAACTGTGCGCAGGCGGTCAGTTCGGTCTTTGCGGGCGACGCCGGGGTGCCCGAAGAGGTCGTCCTCTGTGCGGTCACCGGGTTCGGCGGCGGGATGGGGCATGCCGGGGGCACGTGCGGAGCAGTTTCGGGCGGGGTTCTCGCCATAGGGCTCTTATTCGGGAGCACCGGTGTCGACGAGAAAGAGGCGAAGGATCTGACCTACGCCCTCACGCGAGAGTTCATCATGCGGTTTGTCCGGAAGAACGGCACCGTCTCCTGCACCGAACTCCTTGGGTGCGACATATCGACCGACGAAGGGCTTGCCCGGTCGCGCGAGCAGAACCTCACCCGGACGCTCTGCCCCCGCTACGTCCGGGACGCGGTCGAGATCCTCGAAGAGGTTCTTGCATCCGTCACTTCCGGGCAATCCACCATGCGGTGAGGGACTCCGGCAGGGACGGCAGCCTGAGTTTCCGCCGCAGATCGTCGGTGCCGAGGCTCTTTGCCGCGAGCGCGCGCTTCTCGACGGCGTGCCAGGAGAAGAACGCGAGAACAAACGTCGCCAGGAACGAGACCCCGCAGAGCACCGCGAGGTGGAGCGTGTTTGCCGTGGTCTGGATCAGCACCTGCTGGATCGGGTAGTGGTAGATGTAGATGCCGTAGGAGAAGTCCCCCGGTCTCCCGAAGGTGCTCAAAGATGGAACCGGGATGTGCGCGGCGTAGATGGTGAGGTAGGGGATGGCGATAACCGCGGCGACGGTCAGGTAGGGGGTCATGGCCGAGAGCCCGAGGAGCAGGAGCAGCACCCCGGCGACGACCGGCCGGTAGGCGATCCGCTCCCGGTGAAGATAGAGGTAGGCCCCGGCGAGGAAGTAGAGGGTGAACCTGACCTTCGCCATCCGGGGGTCGTCGAACCAGTATATCCAGACCAGGATGTTTACTGCGGCGAGGGCGGGGATGGCGCCCCACCGGTGCAGGAGCCCGGCTATCCCGAGGGCCGCGACGACCCCGTACATCATGACCTCGACGGGTATCGTCCAGAGCGAGCCGTTGACGTAGGTCCACGGGTTGCCCTGGAAGAGGCCTATCGCCGATCCGTCTTCGAAAAACGGGGCGGTGGCGAGACCTGCCGGGGAGAAGAGGGCGGCGAAGTACTCGCCCGGGGAAAGGGACGTCATCAGCGGGCCGATGACGAAGAGCGTGACGAGGATCACGAGGACAAGAGCCGGAATGACCCGCAGGGACCGTTTCCAGGCGAACCGGAGCGGCGACGCGGTCGATTCCCAGCTCGCCGTTATCAGGTATCCGCTGGTGACGAGGAGGGCGGCAAGCCCTGCCTGTGCCATGAGCATGACCGGGTCGTACAGCCCTATCCCGACGTAGCCGAGCCTGAGGGCGTAGGCGTGCGCGACGACGATCATCGCCGCCGCCGCGAACCGCAGGAAGTCGAAGTTGTTGGAGAACCGGCCTCCCGGAATGCTCCCGGCTTCAGTGACCGCTCCCGGGTGCTCTGTTTTCATGGCTATCGGGATCCTTTCCTCACTGTACAGTGACAACTGTTAAATAATTAGTCAAAACATTCTCCCCAATGGATCCGCTCGTCGTCGCCACGTTCGCCGCCGTCGCCCTGCTCGAGATCGCCGTTCCGCTCGTGCTCGGTTACTGGTTCGTCAAAAAGTTCGGCCTCTCATGGCGTGTCTTCGGGCTCGGTGCCCTCTTCTTCATCATCGTGCAGATCGTCCACGCGCCGCTCGTCATCGTGACGCAGACCCCGCTCTACCTCGCCGTCCTCCCGTTCGGCACGACAACGGCCCTCGCGGCCCTCGCCGTCTACCTCGGCCTCATGGCCGGGCTCTTCGAGGAGATCGGCCGCTACCTCGTCTACCGCTACCTTTTCGGGCGGCAGAAGATCCCCCTCACCCGCGAGAACGGCCTCCTCTTCGGGACCGGGTGGGGCGGCATCGAGAGCATCTTCGTCGCGCTCCTGGTGCTCACGAGCATGGTCTCCTACATCCTTCTCACAGGCGACGGGGGAGCGATCCCCCTGCCCGACGATCCTGCCATCCAGGCAGAGATCGAGGCCGTCCAGGCCCTCACGCCGCTCGACATCCTGCCCGGTCTCGCCGAGCGGATGATGACGATCACCCTGCACATCGCCTGGTCGCTGATGGTGCTTGCCGCCGTTGTCTACGGCAGAAAGGCCCTCCTCGCGCTTGCCGTCCTCTGGCACGCCGCCGTGGACGCCGCCGCCGTTTATCTCGCGCAGACGCAGGGGATCCTGGTGACCGAGGCGGTGATCTTCGTCTTTGCGGTGCTCGCCCTCGCGTATATCCTCTGGGAGTGGCGGAGGATGGGGGTAAGGGCGGCGACCTAGCCCTTCCACTCGTGCAGGTAGCCCCGGCGTTCGAGCGGCTCTCCGTCCGCGAGGACCGTCCGCTCCGGTATGACCTCGCCGATGACACGGGCCTCGACCCCCGGAACCGGAAGGATGTCGGGAGGAGCGGTAAAGAGGAGTTCGAAGTCCCCCCCGCCGTAGAGGGCAAGCTCCCGCCCCTCGTCCTCCGGGACGCCTGCCGGGAGCGGGAGGCGGGCGGTATCGACGGAAAACCCGCAGTCGTTCACGGCGAGGAGGTCGTGGAGGGAGAGGACGAGGCCGTCGGATATGTCCATCATCGCCGAGACCCCGGCACGGCCGAGCGCCTGTCCCTCCCGGACCCGGGGCTGTGGTTCGAGGAGTTCCCTCCTGTGCCGGTCGTAGCCGGCGAGAGCGGCCTCGGCCTCCCCGAGCGGGCCGGTGACCGCGATGACGTCGCCCGGCCGCGCTCCCCGTCTCCGGACGAGGTGTTCCGGGGCGACGAGCCCGAGCCCCGTGCTCACGATCGTCAGTTCCCGGTGGGCGTCGAGGTCGCCGCCCACGAGTTCGGCGCCGAACCTCGTGCAGCAGTCCCGTGCGCCCTCCATGATCCCGGAGAGCCGTTCCGGCCTATCAAGGCCGACCGCGAGGAGCACCTCGCCCGGCGCCGCGCCCATGCTCGCGACGTCGGAGAGCGTGACCGCCGTTGCCATCCAGCCGATCTGCCAGTCGGTCATCCCGGCAGGGAAATCGGTCGTCTCGTGGAGCATATCGGTGCTCGCGACCATGAGACGGTCGCCGCAGGGGATGACGGCGCAGTCGTCATCGAGCCGCTCCGGGTCGATGATCGTCCCGATCAGCCGGTGCAGACCCCGTTCATCCACCGCGACGCACCTCCTTCTCCCGCTCGCTCCGGTACTCCTTGACGAGATACTCGACCCGCTCGGCTTCCTGCTCGCGCCGGAACTCCTTCTGCTCCTCCTTCCATTCCGCGACGGCGTCCTCGACTGCTCCGGTCAGTGCCGCCCCGGTCCTGCCGCGGATCTCCGGACTGACGGTCTCCGCGGGGAGGAGGGAGAGATCGATCTCGCGGGCGACCCGGATCAGGTGCGGGTCGGGCGGCTCCCCGCCGACGACCAGCGCCCGCACCCCCGTTCCCGCGAGATCCTTCACCACGCCGCGGCCCCAGCCGTGAGTCCGGGGGACGTAGAGGACGTCCCCTTCGGCGATGCCGATCTCCTCCTGGAGGGCCCGCACCGCTTCGCGGGTGAGGGATTCGAGCACCTTGAGCGGGGTGTAATCCTCCGAGACCTCGAGTTTCGCGACCTTCTGCATCCTCTCCAGGCGCTTCTTCAGCCGCCGGGACCGCCGCCGCTCGCCCCGGAGCTGTTCGCGCAGGCTCTCGATGGCCGCGTCCTTCGCCGCCAGTTCCGCGTCCCGGCGGATCTTTCGCTCGGCCGCGGAACGGGCCCGGCGCACGTCCTGCCGCAGCCGCTCCACCTCCCGGCCGCGTTCCCGGAGGTCGTCCTGCAGCTCCTGGACGTAACTGCGCAGCCTTTTGACCATCCCGTCGAGCGCCATCACCCGCTCGTCCTCGACCGGCCGCTCCGGCTCGGCCTCCGCCGCCGGTTCCGCCTCCTTTTTCGCCGCCGGAACCCCCTGCAGGTCTGCAAGAACCGTGTCGAGCGGTTGGCCGCGGAGCACCCGCGCCCGCACCTCGTCGAGGTCGAACCCCGGCCCCACCCTCTTTACGATATTCCGAAACTTGTTCTGGAGGCTCCGGTAGGCGTCCAGCGCCGCCGAGAGGGCGTCGCGCTCGTGGTCGTTCGTGTAGGAGAACGGGGCGGTCAGGTCGTACTTCGCCTCCACCGAGAGCGACTGCTTCGGGGTGTAAGGGATGGCGTTGAACGCCCGCCGGATCTTCTCGACCGAGTAGGGCATCTCGCGGACGTCGGAGGCGACGATGAGCGGTTTTCCCGCACGGTAGAGTTCCTCGACGATATCGGACATCGTCATCTGCCGCGAACTCGAGAGGAGAACCAGGTTTCCGTCGAGGTCCACGGCGGCGATGCCGGTGGTGGTCCCGGGGTCGAGCCCGACGATCAGGTAGCGGGGGCGGCCGGAGAGCGGTTCGAACCGTATCCGGTCGAGCTGCCTTCCTGCCACCCGCACCTGGACGTCGGCGCCCCGGGAGGAGTGGACCGGAACCATCTCACGGGGGGCCCTGACCCGGAAGGCGACTCTTGAGTATCCGCCGAAGGCCTTCGTCTCCTTCTTCTCGTAGTCGAGGCCGGCGCCACGGAGCCGTCCCTCGATCTCGCGGGCCTTCTGCATCACGGCGCCGTGGATCTTCCGGGCATAGCGGTTCTGGCTCCACCCGCCCCGGCCGGGCGAACGGTGCCTGCTCACCACGATGTCGGTGGTGTTCTCAAACGCGATCACCTCGACGCCCGCCCCGAGCGCGGCCACCCGGGCGGTGGTTCGTGCCTCGGCGTAGGGGTCGAATTTGTTGAAACTGATGTTGTAGCGGGCGGCGACCTTCCCGAGACTCTCCTTCTTCTCGCCGCCGGTCACCTGGACGAGTTTTGTTGCGGGCGGGAGCGCCTGCAGGAATGCGTGGAGTTCGCGCTGGTCGGCGGCGATCTCCTGGAGGCTGTCCACCGCGAGGATGTCGGGCTCTTCGGCAGCGAGGAGGCGCTGGAGCCGGAACCCGGTGACCTCCTCGACGCTCTGGATATCGCCGTCCTCCACCCGGGCGAGCGCGTAGACCGGTCGGCGGGTACGGGAACGAACCGAACCTTTGATGATATCGATCCCGAAGACCTTCACTCCACCACCCTTGCCAGTGCTTCGTCGAATGCATAATCGATGCCGTATTTCCGTTTGAAGTACTGGAGGATGTTCTCGATGTCGCGGTTGAGGATCTCGGCGGCGTTCGGGTGGGCGATCTCCACCCACTGCGGCCAGTCGATCAGCCAGCATTGCTTTTCGTCGACCATAACGTTGAACTCGCTCAGGTCGCCGTGGACGATCCCGAGGCGGTAGGCTTCGCGGACGTTGTCGAGGATCTCGTCGAGGATCGGCCGGGGCTCCTCGAGGGCCGCCCGCGAGAGGTTGACGCCGGGGACGAACGACATCACGACGACGTGCCGGTTCTGGTCGATGGGGAGCGGCACCGAGACGGCGGGATGGAGGGTTTTCAGGGCGTCGTACTCCATCTTCGCCGAGCTGCTCGAAGCGAAGATCCAGGGGCAGTGCCCGGCCTCCGGCATGTAGCCGCGCTTTACGCGGGCGGACTGAAATGACCGCTGCCCGACCCGGTGGAACTTCAGCACGACGACGCCGAGCCCCATCGCCTCGTATACCTCCGACTCCTTCCCGACGCCAATCTGCGTCCCGAGCGCCTGGATGGTGCCCCGGCGGGTGAGGGAGTGGAGGGCCAGGCTGTCGTAGCCGTTGAAGACGAGAGCGTAACCCTCGTAGGGGGTCTTCTCGTATCTGACCATGTCCATGGCCATCAGCCTGCCCAGGCGGTAGGAGAGCTCGGATTCCGAGAATTTGGTGGCCGACTTGAGCACCTCGAGCGGCACCCACCGGTACCGGCGCATGAGGCGTTCGAGGGCGAGCAGGATCCGGAGTTCGTAGGCGTGCAGGGATCGCACGTATTCTGCAGGAACAGGCATCTTCTACACCATTTATGTGATGCCGTGATAAAAGGATGATCGAGAACGCATGCAGTGCAGCAAGTGCCGCCGCGACGCGGTCATTTTCCAGCGATACTCGGGGCTGCACCTCTGCGAGCATCACTTCAACCGGGATTTCGAGGCGAAGGCGAAGCGGGCGATCCGGGAGCACCGCTGGATCGAGTCGGGGGACACGGTGGCGGTGGCGCTCTCGGGGGGCAAGGACTCGAGCGCCGTCCTCTTCTTCCTCCACCGGCTCCTCGGTGAGCGCCGGGACGTGCGGCTGATGGCGATCACGGTGGACGAGGGGATCTCCGGCTACCGCGACCCGAACCAGGCCAGGAAGATTGCCGAGAGCATGGGCGTCCCCTGGGTGACGGCAACGTTTGCCGACGAATACAGGATCACGCTCGACGAGATCGTGGCGCGGAAAGGGACGGGGCTCTCCTGCTCCTACTGCGGCGTGCTCCGGCGGGCGCTGATGAACCGGATTGCCCGCGAACACGACGTCACGAAGTTCGCGTATGGGTTCAACCTGGACGACGAAGCCCAGTCGGTGCTGATGAACGCCCTCCGGGGGGATGCGGAACGGCTCACCCGTCCTATGCGGGAGGCGGAGGGGATGGTTCCCCGGATCAAGCCGTTCATGTACATCCCGGAGCGCGAGGTGGCGCTTTACGCCTTCCTCCACGTCGAGGGCTTCGACCTTGCGGGCTGCCCCTACGCGGGCGACGCTCTCCGGGGCGACGTCCGCGGCATCCTCGACGACTACACCTACCGTCACCCGGCGACGAAGTACTCGCTCGTGAACCTCGGCGAGGCCCTCCGGGGGACGGAGAGACCCGAGACGAAGATGGGGTTCGGAATTTGCGAGAGGTGTGGTGAGCGACTGCCGGAACGGCAGGAGCTTGAGCACCGGGAGGTGCGGGATGCGACTGCCGGAACGGCGGGAGCACGAGCACCGAAGAACGACGTTCCTTCAGGAACGGAGTTTGAGCACCGGAGGTGCGAAGGTGCGAAGCCGTGCGGGAAGATCTGCCGGACGTGCCAGGTGCTTGATGAGGTTCGGAAGGGGGGTTGACAGAGACTGGACGCACTTATCTATGGCATGGAGCGGAACTGTCCAGACGATGAAACCGCCTGGTACGGTGGACCGTGGGTTATCGCCATTGGGGGAGGGGCTGACGGGGAGTGCGACGTTCCGCAGGAACGGAGCTCGACCACCGTCAGGTGGGGAGGAGGGCTCGCCCCCCTCCCCTGTCTCTACCCCGTAGGGCTCTACCTTTGACCCCCACCGCCCGCGCTTCGCGCTCCTCCCGCCCCCATGGGGGCGGGCAGTGCGTGGCGATAGGCGATGTCCCATGGGGACATCGCTGGAGAAGACGGAAGGTGCGACATACCGAAGAAACGGAGCTTGAGCACCATTGGGTGCGGGGGCAGGAGCAGGAGAAAACCAAATGTCTTGAACCGACGACTGGTTGAAGATGCACAAGCCAGTGGAAATTCGTGTATAGATTGCATAACGTCGCAAAAAGAACTGGATTTTAGTGCCGGCTGAGACTCTGCCCTTACCCTTCACCGCATCACGAGACATCCACCCGTAACGTCGGAGAAGATCTCCATGAACTGCTCGGGGTGGTTCAGGAAAGCAACCGACCGAGGCCGCCCGACCAGATCGTAGAGCCCGACCTCTTTCTCGATCCCGATGTCCGGGACCTCCACCGGGTCGCAGTAGCGCACCGGCGGGGCGTCGGGATAACCTGGGTTCTTCACGAGCGCCCCGCCCTCCATCTCGTAGTAGGCGGCGCCCCGCAGTTCCGCGTAGGGGCCGTAGTTGCTCGAGAACTCCGACGAAACGAGGTTTGCCATCACGAGATCCTCCTTTCCGGGGTTGATCGTCACGTGGCCGTATCCCGGCGGGATCAGGATCTTGTCGCCGGCGGTGCCCTCGATCATCACCACGTCGTCGGCATTGCGGGTCTGGAGGAGGTAGTGCCCCGTCCCCTCAAGCACCTCGTAGATCTCCGGGTAGAGTTCTCCTGCCGGGTTCTCGGTGTGGTAATGCCCCTTCGTCTTGACGTACTCCCCGCAGAGCGTCCGGGCAGGAATGACGGTGATATCGTAGCGGATGCGGTGCTCCCGGAGCCACTCCCGGTCGCTCTCGCTCTTCGCGAGATCCCGGTACATAAAATAGAGAGGCTGGTCGGAGGTGCAGCCGGGATCTGCGAGAACCTCCCGCATCTCCTCGATTGTCCTTACCTGCGGCTCCGGTTTGGGTCCGTCCCAGTACCCGTTCATCTCTGTTTCTTACGGTACACGAATATATAATACCCTGCACCGATGATGACGGCCAGAACGGCGACGAGGAAGACCGGATTGGTGAAGAGCGTGCCCTGCCTCCGCTCAAGCGCGACCTGCACCTTCATGGTGTCGGATATCTTGCTGTTGTCGAGGTCGTCGCGGTAGCGGATCTCGGAGTCGATCCCGTACTCCTTCTCGGTGCCGTCATTGTCGACGTTCACCTCGAACCGTGCCGTCGCGGTCTCGCCCGGGGCGAGGTCGCCGAGGAAGGCGGTGTCGTCGCTGCTCGTGAAGGGGTCGACGGCGCTGATCCGGGCCTGTGCGTTGTAGACCGTTGCCGCCCCGGAGTTCTTGTACACGACTTCAAGGATGCTCTTCTGCCCCAGGTAAAGTGTCGACGGAGGCGAGACGACCTCGAAGGCGATCTTGCCGCCGACGGGAAGGCCGATCGTCGCCGGCCGGGAGGTCACCGTCTTGCCCTCGTAGTCCTCGTAGGTGACCGCTACGTCCAGCGGGTACGACTGCGGCTCGGCGGTATCGGCGACCGAGACCTTGAACTTCACGTCAACCGTCTCTCCCGGCTCGAACGTTCCGACGTAGGCGTTCCCGTCGGTGGGGATGAGCGGGCTCGCGCCGCTTCTCGTGACCATCGCGATTGCCTTGTTCGCCGTGTCATGCCCGGCGTTCTTCAAGGTCATGTAGACGTAGCCTTCCGTGCCGACGTTCAGCGACCCGGTGTGCACGTCAAGAACTTCGACCTGAAGGTCGGGGGTGACCCGCACCTCGAGGGGCAGGGTCTGGGTCTTCTGCTGGTAGTTGTAGCGGAGGACGTCACTCCCGTACTCTTCCGCATCCGCGAGGTAGGTATAGGTCACCTCGAGCGGCAGCGTGTAGGTGCCCGGTTCCGCGGAATCCGTGATCTTCACATCGAACGCGGCGGTTGCGGAGGCGCCGCCCGCAATGTCGCTTAAGAACTGCGGGTCCGTCTTGACGGTGAACGGCGTATCGCTGCTCTTGAGCCCCACGGTGACCAGTTTTGCGGTGTTCGGCTGGTCGTCGGGGGTGAGGAGCGTCGAGCCGACGATCTTGTGGGTATTCAGGCCGCTGTTGGATATGATAACCGCAATCTGGGTCTCGGCACCCGGCGCGAACTGGTTGGTGCCGGAAATCGTTGCCGATAGATCGGGACTTCCATAGAGGTACTTGACGCCTTGCGCCGACCCCGGGACAACCAGGAGTGCCAGCAGGAGCATCAGTACAGGTACATGTTGCCAACGCATCTCTTCACCTTGTTGTTATATTAGCAACAACATTTATTGCTAAACCGTATATATACATGATGGTATGAAGGCTCCCCGGGACGTTCCGAACGCCCTCCTTGAATCTCTTAAATCACTGGGACTTACGAAGTACGAAGCCCTTGTATATATCGGGCTCCTCAGAACCTCGGGCGCGACTGCAACGGAGGTTCACGAGATCTCCGGCGTGCCGCGCGCATCCGTCTACCCGGTTCTCGACCGGCTCGTCCAGAAGGAGCTGGTCAGCGTCTCGCACACGACGCCCAAACGCTTCGACGCCGTTGCCCCCGACCAGGGCGTCGAGAACCTGATGCGCCGGATCGAGAGCGACGCTGAGAGCGCCCGGGCGGCCCTCGACGTCTTTTACCGGGAGAAGGGGCTGGAAGGCCGGGGCGACCGGGAACTGGTCTGGACGATCTACGGCGAAGAGAACATCAGAACCCGCCTCGCCGGCATGTTCGGGAGCGCGGAGCGGAGCGTGGAGGTGCTGGCGACGTGGGACATTCTCCAGGGGGGCGTGCTCCCGCTGCTTGAATCCGCTCCCGACTCCGTGCCGGTCGATATCGTCACCGAGCGCTGGGAAGGCGAGCAGCCTTCCCGGTTCCGGCTCCACCTCCTTCCCCTCGCCGGGCTGCGCGAGACCCGTCTCCCGACGGAGAACCTGCTGCCGTACGAGCGGTCGGGCGTCTTCCTGGTGGACGACTCCCGTGCGCTGCTCTGGATGGGTGCGGTCGACGGGCAGCCGTCCGCCCTCTACTCCGAATCCGAGGGGCTCGTCCTGTTTGTGCGGCGGCATATCACCACCGTCACGGAGTGGGCGAAGGCTGCGGTTCAGTAATCGTCCAGGTAGTCCATCTCCCGGATATCGATCAATCCTTTGAGCGCCCGGGTCACCACCGGTTTTCCCGCCTCCCTGACGGCCGCCATCGCGTTCGTGCCCCCGACCATTGCCACGCCTATGTACTGCGGGCTTACCGGGACACCCAGCAGGGGAACGTTCGGAGCGCCGACATCGAGGATGCCGGAGAACCCTATGGCCGAAAGTTCGTCGAGCACCGTCCCAAGGAGCTGCTCGGCCTCCATGTGGCACTCTCTGATGTTTGCGAGGATGTTGCCCTTTCCGTGGCGCATGACGTCGAGGATCGACGTGGCCTCCTGGGAGATGAGAACCTCGAGAGGGTCGAGCGTGGTGTCGCGGTAGAGGATCATGCTCGTGAACCGCTGCGCAACTCTCCCGTCGACCTCGACGATCCCGCCTCCGATTGGGCTCGCCGGGATACCGCGCTGGAGGAGAAGAGCGTCGAGCGTAATGCTGCACATCGTACAGACGGCGTGCCGGCCGTCCGGGACGGTGTAGCCGGCGACCTGCCCCCCGGGCCCGGCGACCAGGAGCCGGTCGCTGATGGTGATGCCCCGTTTGTGCGCCTCTTTCATAATGGAGAGCGCGAACTCGAGGTCGCGGCTCTCGATGAGCGAGAGGTTGTAGATGATCTTTCCCGTGTCATCCTCCGGGCGGTAGGTCACCTTGAGCGCGTACTCCTCGATGCGATGGTTGGTGAACTTCAGGGGAGCGTGCATTATCAGATCTCTTGCCGTGCAGGTGAAAAAGTGTTGCCTTCAGTCGGTGGATTCTTCCGGCAGGGGCCCGGGGCGGCACCGGCCGTTCATCGCTTCCGTATCCCGCCGGCGGTATGCTTATCCCGTTCGTCCCGTTGAACGCCCCGCCTCACCGCTATCCACGCCCGGCCCCGAAAGGGAAAACTTGTTCTATCTCCCTGTGGTATTGTTAGATGAATGGAGAGTGGGACTCGGGAAAAAGCCCGGAACGTGCTGAAGCGGATCCTTGCCGCGGCCTCCTACGACGTTGAGGAGGTCGGCGACCCGCTGGATCTCTCCGCGATCGGGAGCGAGGATGCCCTGGTGGTGCTCTGCTCGGACGATCCGGAGACGATTGAGAACTTCGATTCGATGACCTATCGCCTGCGCACCGGTGAAGAGGACTGGGTCTGCAGGAAACTGCTCTTCACCCTCGATTCGGCGATGCAGACGGAGGACTGCATCCTGTGGGGACCTGACGAGTTCGTCCGCTACGCGGGCAGGGCCGCGCTTGCGGAAGTGCTCGGGCAGAGCCTGATCCTGGATCTTCCCCCGGCGGCCGGGGCAGTCCGGCGGAGGCAGATCGAGGCCGCTCCAGCGGCGGTGGAGGAAGAGCCGGAAGACGGGCCGGAGTTGCCTCATCTCCCGGTTCAGGTGCCCGAGAAGCGTGCCTGCGGCATCGCCGGGTTACACGGAGCGGCGAAGTGTCGGTTCATCCCGTACTGGAACTACCGCTACGTGAGCACCGGCGAGCGCGAGGTGAAAGACCGGCTGGTCTCCTTCGATGCCGAGGGTGCCGGGGCGGTCAACGCTATCAACGGCCTGAAGATGGAGATCAATCCCGACGAGATCGAGCGGGGCCCGGTTCCGTTCGGTTCCGAGATCGTCTCCGCCCGGCTCGTGCGGGAGGACGTGGAGGAGCAGCTCGTGCGGGAGGTCGTGGACCGGCTCACCCAGCGGATCCGATTCCGCTACGAGAAGGGCGACGCCATCTTCTATGAGGAGAAGACCCTCAAACCCGACCGGAACAACATCACCGTTGATCTCGAGACCGTCTACGTGCCGGTCTGGCAGGTGCGGGGCGGGAGCAAGATCGTCGAAGTCAACGGGTTCACCGGCGAAGTTCTCTCGATGCCGATGGACGAAGGCGTCGAACTGCTGTAAGATCATGATCGTCGTCATCGGCGGCGGGCCCGCGGGAAGGCTCGGGGCGATACACCTCGCACAGGCCGGGGAGGAGGTCAGACTCGTCGAGCAGCGCAGCATCGGCGGGCAGTGCCTTCACGAGCGATGCATGACGATCTGCGCCTTAAACGACGTCGCCCGGCTCGTCGAGTGCGCCAGAACCCAGAAGGACCTCGGCATCCTCGATTCGGTTCCGGCCGTCTCGTACCCGGCCATCCGGAAGCGTATCTGCGAGGTCCAGGAGAAACTCTCCTCGGTTCTCGATGCGGA comes from the Methanoculleus marisnigri JR1 genome and includes:
- a CDS encoding COG1361 S-layer family protein, which codes for MRWQHVPVLMLLLALLVVPGSAQGVKYLYGSPDLSATISGTNQFAPGAETQIAVIISNSGLNTHKIVGSTLLTPDDQPNTAKLVTVGLKSSDTPFTVKTDPQFLSDIAGGASATAAFDVKITDSAEPGTYTLPLEVTYTYLADAEEYGSDVLRYNYQQKTQTLPLEVRVTPDLQVEVLDVHTGSLNVGTEGYVYMTLKNAGHDTANKAIAMVTRSGASPLIPTDGNAYVGTFEPGETVDVKFKVSVADTAEPQSYPLDVAVTYEDYEGKTVTSRPATIGLPVGGKIAFEVVSPPSTLYLGQKSILEVVYKNSGAATVYNAQARISAVDPFTSSDDTAFLGDLAPGETATARFEVNVDNDGTEKEYGIDSEIRYRDDLDNSKISDTMKVQVALERRQGTLFTNPVFLVAVLAVIIGAGYYIFVYRKKQR
- a CDS encoding TrmB family transcriptional regulator, whose translation is MKAPRDVPNALLESLKSLGLTKYEALVYIGLLRTSGATATEVHEISGVPRASVYPVLDRLVQKELVSVSHTTPKRFDAVAPDQGVENLMRRIESDAESARAALDVFYREKGLEGRGDRELVWTIYGEENIRTRLAGMFGSAERSVEVLATWDILQGGVLPLLESAPDSVPVDIVTERWEGEQPSRFRLHLLPLAGLRETRLPTENLLPYERSGVFLVDDSRALLWMGAVDGQPSALYSESEGLVLFVRRHITTVTEWAKAAVQ
- a CDS encoding DUF128 domain-containing protein yields the protein MHAPLKFTNHRIEEYALKVTYRPEDDTGKIIYNLSLIESRDLEFALSIMKEAHKRGITISDRLLVAGPGGQVAGYTVPDGRHAVCTMCSITLDALLLQRGIPASPIGGGIVEVDGRVAQRFTSMILYRDTTLDPLEVLISQEATSILDVMRHGKGNILANIRECHMEAEQLLGTVLDELSAIGFSGILDVGAPNVPLLGVPVSPQYIGVAMVGGTNAMAAVREAGKPVVTRALKGLIDIREMDYLDDY